One Caulobacter segnis genomic window carries:
- a CDS encoding TlyA family RNA methyltransferase: MARKRIDQLLVERGVFDSRAKARAAVEAGLVVVAGKVIAKPAEAVDVDAEIVAQAAHPWVGRGALKLVHALDLWPVGVEGRVAIDVGASTGGFTEVMLSRGAAKVFAVDVGRDQLHVRLKTDPRVVDLSGVDARALDVALIPTRPQLVVSDVSFISLTKALPAALDLAELGADLVALIKPQFEAGREHIGKGGLLKDPEVIARVEREIVDFLEASGWSVRGLAESPITGGEGQVERLVWAQKKSAAR, encoded by the coding sequence GTGGCCAGGAAACGGATCGATCAACTGCTCGTCGAGCGAGGCGTCTTCGACAGCCGCGCCAAGGCCCGCGCGGCCGTGGAGGCGGGGCTTGTCGTGGTCGCCGGCAAGGTGATCGCCAAGCCCGCCGAGGCGGTCGACGTGGACGCCGAGATCGTCGCCCAGGCCGCTCATCCGTGGGTGGGCCGGGGCGCGCTGAAGCTGGTGCATGCCCTCGACCTCTGGCCGGTCGGGGTCGAGGGACGCGTGGCGATCGACGTGGGCGCGTCCACGGGCGGCTTCACCGAGGTGATGCTGTCGCGCGGCGCGGCGAAGGTGTTCGCGGTCGATGTCGGCCGCGATCAGCTGCACGTCCGGCTGAAGACCGATCCGCGCGTGGTCGACCTGTCCGGCGTCGACGCCCGGGCGCTGGACGTGGCCCTGATCCCGACGCGGCCCCAGTTGGTCGTCAGCGACGTCAGCTTCATCTCACTGACCAAGGCCCTGCCGGCGGCGCTGGATTTGGCGGAGTTGGGAGCCGACCTCGTCGCGCTGATCAAGCCGCAGTTCGAGGCTGGCCGCGAGCACATCGGCAAGGGCGGTCTGCTGAAGGATCCCGAGGTCATCGCCCGGGTCGAGCGCGAGATCGTCGACTTCCTGGAAGCGTCCGGCTGGTCGGTGCGGGGCTTGGCCGAAAGCCCGATCACCGGCGGCGAGGGCCAGGTCGAGCGGCTGGTCTGGGCGCAAAAGAAATCGGCCGCCCGCTAG
- a CDS encoding amidase — protein MTTPWTPDATELAARIRRKEVSAVEVVEDAIRKAQALEPRIGAIVTTDYDRALDKARTGRLSGPFAGVPFLVKDLDPYKGLPTYYGSRGMLGAAPDTEQTPYIDAFDAAGLVTIGKSATPEYGFLPTTEPMGFPPTHNPWNLDRSSGGSSGGAAAAVASGMVPVAHASDGGGSIRIPSSNCGLFGLKPSRGRMLPNRPSTWAIDLSVSHVVSRSVRDSAAIFAATERTDADAPFKPVGMVSEPLNRSLKIGLVMNTGGGQAPDPEVRAAVENAARLLESLGHAVEPTALPMDGARFGFDFTVLWASGAAELVAAIGQALGRKPDAEVLEPFSLAMAELVGQLPPDVLPGALARLNDDMKTYDTWLTTYDVILSPVLGQPPVALGHVAGWVPFPELQARLNSYVGYTPVQNVAGAPSMSVPLHWTPDGLPVGVQLSGRAGGEALLFQLAYQLEEAQPWAHRQPPVSA, from the coding sequence ATGACCACACCCTGGACGCCCGACGCCACCGAACTTGCCGCCCGCATCCGTCGCAAGGAGGTCAGCGCCGTCGAGGTCGTCGAGGACGCCATCCGCAAGGCGCAGGCCCTGGAGCCCAGGATCGGCGCGATCGTCACCACCGACTATGATCGCGCGCTGGACAAGGCCAGGACGGGTCGCCTCTCGGGCCCGTTCGCCGGCGTCCCGTTCCTGGTCAAGGACCTGGATCCCTACAAGGGCCTGCCCACCTACTACGGCTCACGCGGCATGCTGGGGGCCGCCCCTGACACCGAGCAGACGCCCTATATCGACGCCTTCGACGCCGCCGGCCTGGTGACGATCGGCAAGTCCGCGACGCCGGAATACGGCTTCCTGCCCACCACCGAGCCGATGGGCTTCCCGCCGACCCACAATCCCTGGAACCTCGACCGCTCCTCGGGCGGCTCGTCCGGCGGCGCGGCCGCGGCCGTGGCGTCCGGCATGGTCCCGGTCGCCCACGCCAGCGACGGCGGCGGCTCCATTCGCATCCCGTCGTCGAACTGCGGCCTCTTCGGCCTCAAGCCCTCGCGCGGCCGCATGCTGCCGAACCGTCCCAGCACCTGGGCCATAGACCTTTCGGTCTCGCACGTGGTGTCGCGCAGCGTCCGCGACTCCGCGGCCATCTTCGCGGCCACCGAGCGCACCGACGCCGACGCGCCGTTCAAGCCGGTCGGCATGGTCTCCGAGCCGCTGAACAGGTCCTTGAAGATCGGCCTCGTCATGAACACCGGCGGCGGTCAGGCGCCCGATCCGGAGGTGCGCGCCGCCGTCGAGAACGCCGCCAGGCTGCTGGAGAGCCTGGGCCACGCGGTCGAACCGACGGCCTTGCCGATGGACGGCGCCCGCTTCGGCTTCGACTTCACGGTGCTGTGGGCCAGCGGCGCGGCCGAGCTGGTCGCCGCCATCGGCCAGGCCCTGGGCCGCAAGCCCGACGCCGAGGTGCTGGAGCCCTTCAGCCTGGCCATGGCCGAGCTGGTCGGTCAGCTGCCGCCGGACGTCCTGCCCGGCGCCCTCGCCCGCTTGAACGACGACATGAAGACCTACGACACGTGGCTGACGACCTACGACGTCATCCTGTCGCCGGTGCTGGGCCAGCCGCCGGTCGCTCTGGGCCATGTCGCGGGGTGGGTGCCGTTCCCGGAGCTGCAGGCGCGACTGAACAGCTATGTCGGCTACACACCGGTCCAGAACGTCGCCGGCGCGCCGTCCATGAGCGTGCCGCTGCACTGGACCCCGGACGGGCTGCCGGTAGGCGTTCAGCTGTCCGGCCGCGCGGGCGGCGAGGCCCTGCTGTTCCAGCTGGCCTACCAGCTGGAAGAGGCCCAGCCGTGGGCTCATCGCCAGCCGCCGGTCAGCGCCTAG
- a CDS encoding serine hydrolase translates to MRVLGLGLLALGLAVASARAAPDPVEHADAIVRRAMAEQHIPGLQIAVVKDSKIVMSRAYGVANLAKRTAVTPDTVFPINSITKAFTGVAAMREVEAGRLDLSKPIGSYVADLPESWCGIEVRRLLSHTSGLPDFDDSDGDGAAAWSATLAKPIRFPPGQRFDYNQTNYALVQMAINGLRGRPRDATLADEQFALAGMSHSGHGDTRDARPGRVVSYGYRQATPDQPVVRTEIFSPLHRAAAGMNSTADDMARWLIALQRGKLLGSAARQAMWTPVAFTSGQNGQWGMGWLVLDRPAHRAVAMTGGSRSAVYLYPDDKVGVVILTNLAGSTPEDLVDEIAQGFIPGMTLTGVPALRAALTGQEGADPSASVAAFRAAHPGFGADEHALNDWGYRLLAFGKPRSALAVLKLTADLYPASGNAFDSLGEAYATNGDKASAIDAYRRSLALDPSNKNAEAWLKRLEK, encoded by the coding sequence GTGAGAGTTTTGGGTCTGGGACTTCTAGCGCTGGGCCTGGCGGTCGCGAGCGCCCGGGCCGCGCCGGATCCGGTCGAGCACGCCGACGCCATCGTCCGCCGCGCCATGGCCGAGCAGCATATCCCGGGCCTGCAGATCGCCGTCGTGAAGGACAGCAAGATCGTCATGTCCCGCGCTTACGGCGTGGCCAATCTCGCCAAACGGACAGCGGTGACGCCGGATACGGTCTTTCCGATCAACTCGATCACCAAGGCCTTCACCGGTGTGGCCGCTATGCGCGAGGTCGAGGCGGGGAGGCTGGATCTCTCCAAACCGATCGGAAGTTACGTCGCCGATCTGCCGGAGAGTTGGTGCGGGATCGAGGTCCGCCGCCTGCTCAGCCATACCTCGGGCCTGCCGGACTTCGACGACAGCGACGGCGACGGGGCGGCCGCCTGGAGCGCCACCCTGGCCAAGCCGATCCGGTTCCCGCCCGGTCAGCGGTTCGACTACAACCAGACCAACTACGCGCTCGTGCAGATGGCCATCAATGGCCTGCGCGGGAGGCCGCGCGACGCGACCCTGGCCGACGAGCAGTTCGCCTTGGCCGGCATGAGCCATAGCGGCCATGGCGACACCCGCGACGCGAGGCCCGGGCGAGTGGTGTCCTACGGCTATCGCCAGGCCACGCCCGACCAGCCTGTCGTTAGGACCGAGATCTTCTCACCGCTGCATCGCGCGGCGGCCGGCATGAACAGCACCGCAGACGACATGGCCAGGTGGTTGATCGCCTTGCAGCGGGGCAAGCTGCTGGGGTCCGCCGCCCGCCAGGCGATGTGGACGCCCGTGGCCTTCACCAGCGGCCAGAACGGCCAATGGGGCATGGGTTGGCTGGTCCTGGATCGTCCGGCGCATCGCGCGGTGGCCATGACGGGCGGCAGCCGCTCGGCGGTCTATCTCTATCCGGACGACAAGGTCGGGGTGGTGATCCTGACCAACCTGGCCGGTTCGACGCCCGAGGACCTGGTCGACGAGATCGCCCAGGGCTTCATTCCCGGCATGACCTTGACCGGCGTTCCCGCCCTGCGCGCGGCTTTGACCGGACAGGAGGGGGCCGATCCGTCGGCGAGCGTCGCCGCCTTCCGCGCCGCCCATCCCGGCTTCGGGGCCGACGAGCACGCGCTGAACGACTGGGGCTATCGCCTGCTGGCCTTCGGCAAGCCGCGCTCGGCCCTGGCGGTGCTGAAACTGACGGCCGACCTCTATCCGGCCAGCGGCAACGCCTTCGACAGCCTGGGCGAGGCCTACGCCACCAACGGCGACAAGGCGTCGGCGATCGACGCCTATCGCAGGTCGCTGGCCCTGGATCCCTCGAACAAGAACGCCGAGGCCTGGTTGAAGCGGCTCGAAAAATGA
- a CDS encoding acyltransferase family protein, translating into MEGGGLQAYQAGRRYETLDGLRGVAAIGVMLYHIGSWTGRAWLIPHGYLAVDFFFCLSGFVLAHAYGRREIDWLGFMRQRLIRLWPLIALTMLAGATVIIEHRERVPGWLGLGLLMIPRVWVDGSGFSPLFPLNPPAWSLFFELVVGAAWFPIRRLGVMGHVLMLVLLVPVMAYVAHGMGGVLTGWDRGTFVISFLRTIFAFLLGWGCYRVQAFTDLTVPAWVLAAVLFAILAFPWTSLNWLYDFICVSVVFPLMVLAGRRDPDGVQGVLCRVSGAISYPLYALHWLGWELMLRLFRAIGGKGYPIGFVLVAIPVVVLFAWTVLKLYDEPVRRRLRAL; encoded by the coding sequence ATCGAGGGCGGCGGTTTGCAGGCGTATCAGGCGGGACGACGGTACGAGACGCTGGACGGCCTGCGCGGCGTCGCGGCGATCGGCGTCATGCTCTACCACATCGGCAGCTGGACCGGCCGCGCCTGGCTGATCCCGCACGGCTACCTGGCCGTCGACTTCTTCTTCTGTCTGTCGGGGTTCGTCCTGGCCCACGCCTATGGGCGGCGCGAGATCGACTGGCTGGGCTTCATGCGCCAGCGACTGATCCGGCTGTGGCCGCTGATCGCGCTGACCATGCTGGCCGGCGCGACGGTGATCATCGAGCATCGCGAGCGCGTGCCGGGGTGGCTGGGCTTGGGGCTCCTGATGATCCCGCGCGTCTGGGTCGACGGCAGCGGTTTCTCGCCGCTTTTCCCTTTGAATCCGCCGGCCTGGTCGCTGTTCTTCGAGTTGGTCGTCGGTGCGGCCTGGTTCCCGATCCGGCGGCTGGGCGTGATGGGCCATGTGCTGATGCTCGTGCTGCTGGTCCCGGTCATGGCCTATGTCGCGCATGGCATGGGCGGGGTGCTGACCGGCTGGGATCGCGGGACCTTCGTGATCAGCTTCCTGAGGACGATCTTCGCCTTCCTGCTGGGTTGGGGCTGCTATCGCGTCCAGGCGTTCACCGACCTGACGGTCCCCGCCTGGGTCCTGGCGGCCGTCCTGTTCGCCATCTTGGCTTTCCCGTGGACGTCGTTGAATTGGCTCTATGATTTCATCTGCGTGAGCGTGGTCTTTCCGCTGATGGTGCTGGCCGGGCGGCGCGATCCCGACGGCGTCCAGGGCGTGTTGTGCCGCGTCTCCGGCGCGATCTCGTATCCGCTGTACGCCCTGCACTGGCTGGGCTGGGAGCTGATGCTGAGGCTGTTTCGGGCGATCGGCGGCAAGGGCTATCCGATCGGCTTCGTCCTGGTCGCGATCCCGGTCGTCGTGCTCTTCGCCTGGACGGTGCTGAAGCTCTATGACGAGCCGGTCCGCCGCCGCCTGCGAGCGCTCTAA
- a CDS encoding RNA polymerase sigma factor, with protein MTDLGWIEGAITAARPQAMAALLRYFRDMDAAEEAFQDACLRALKSWPKNGPPRDPTAWLIMVGRNAAIDAVRKTSRETVLPPEDLLSDLEDAEAEAAERLDGSHYRDDVLRLLFICCHPDLPATQQIALALRIVSGLSVKEIARAFVVGEAAMEQRITRAKARIGAGDAPFEAPGPIERAERFAAVAAMIYLVFNEGYSASGKALEAKGGLCDEAIRLARLLLRLFPAEPEMMGLTALLLLQHARSEARFTADGQAILLEDQDRSLWNRKMIGEGLALIDKALLKRAPGPYQVQSAIAAMHARAIRPEDTDWAGIDALYAALEIMQPSPVVTLNRAVATAKVRGPEAALAMIEPLGARLDGYFHFHGARGAFLLQAGHKDQARQAFDRAIALANTAAEAASIRQYLDRVTAEAEKSAS; from the coding sequence GTGACCGATCTGGGTTGGATCGAGGGGGCGATCACCGCCGCTCGGCCACAGGCCATGGCGGCGCTGTTGCGCTATTTCCGCGACATGGACGCGGCTGAGGAAGCGTTCCAGGACGCCTGCCTGCGCGCCCTGAAGAGTTGGCCCAAGAACGGTCCGCCCCGCGATCCGACCGCCTGGCTGATCATGGTCGGCCGCAACGCCGCCATCGACGCCGTCCGCAAGACCAGCCGCGAGACCGTCCTACCGCCCGAGGATCTGCTGTCCGACCTGGAGGACGCTGAAGCCGAGGCGGCCGAGCGGCTGGACGGTTCGCACTATCGCGACGACGTCCTGCGCTTGCTGTTCATCTGCTGCCATCCGGACCTGCCGGCGACCCAGCAGATCGCCCTGGCTTTGCGGATCGTCTCCGGGTTGTCGGTCAAGGAGATCGCCCGCGCCTTCGTGGTCGGCGAGGCGGCGATGGAGCAGAGGATCACCCGCGCCAAGGCCCGCATCGGCGCGGGCGACGCGCCGTTCGAGGCGCCGGGACCCATCGAGCGCGCCGAGCGCTTCGCGGCCGTGGCGGCGATGATCTACCTGGTCTTCAACGAGGGCTATTCGGCCAGCGGCAAGGCGCTCGAGGCCAAGGGCGGCCTCTGCGACGAGGCCATCCGCCTGGCGCGGTTGCTGCTGCGCCTGTTCCCGGCCGAGCCGGAGATGATGGGGCTGACGGCGCTACTTCTGCTGCAGCACGCCCGCTCGGAGGCCCGTTTCACCGCTGACGGCCAGGCGATCCTGCTGGAGGATCAGGACAGAAGCCTCTGGAATCGCAAGATGATCGGCGAAGGGCTGGCCTTGATCGACAAGGCGCTGCTGAAGCGCGCGCCAGGGCCCTACCAAGTCCAATCCGCCATCGCGGCCATGCACGCCCGCGCCATCCGGCCAGAGGACACCGACTGGGCCGGCATCGACGCGCTCTACGCGGCGCTTGAGATCATGCAGCCCTCGCCGGTGGTGACCCTGAACCGCGCGGTGGCGACGGCCAAGGTGCGCGGCCCCGAGGCGGCCCTGGCGATGATCGAGCCGCTGGGCGCGCGCCTGGACGGCTACTTCCACTTCCACGGCGCGCGGGGCGCCTTCCTGCTGCAGGCCG
- a CDS encoding YciI family protein: protein MLYAILCYNDEDVICGWSKEHEDGVMEKLGVVQERLAKEGRLGPVARLMPTTAATTLRKDREPPLVLDGPFAETKEQLLGFYVVDCESLDGALDIAKDLGKANPGGSYEIRPIALFMPGEPKEAVGA, encoded by the coding sequence ATGCTCTACGCCATACTCTGCTACAACGACGAGGACGTGATCTGCGGCTGGTCCAAGGAGCACGAGGACGGCGTCATGGAGAAGCTGGGCGTCGTCCAGGAGAGGTTGGCCAAGGAGGGGCGCCTGGGCCCGGTCGCCCGCCTGATGCCGACCACGGCCGCCACGACCCTGCGCAAGGATCGCGAGCCGCCGCTGGTGCTGGACGGGCCGTTCGCCGAGACCAAGGAGCAGTTGCTGGGCTTCTACGTCGTCGACTGCGAGTCGCTGGACGGCGCGCTCGACATCGCCAAGGACCTGGGCAAGGCCAATCCTGGCGGCTCGTACGAGATCCGGCCGATCGCGCTGTTCATGCCCGGCGAGCCCAAGGAGGCCGTCGGCGCGTGA
- a CDS encoding class I SAM-dependent RNA methyltransferase, producing the protein MQELTINAVGAQGDGLSRLGDGKPAFVPLTLPGETVLAHMDGARAEIAEILTASPDRVEPVCRHFGACGGCALQHWAAEPYRAWKAEQIRIQLSMEGLETEILPTFAAPPASRRRVALHARKGGKGQGARLGFKERRSWNLVPIEECPVTDPRLVAAFPALARLAEPFLEHPKSAPTLHVTMTGTGLDIDVTGVERKSGGLSADARMRAAMAASEGDFARVTLAGEIVYGARQPLVKLGPAVVALPPGAFLQAVPAAERAMVDFAVAEAQGASRIADLYCGVGTFTFRLAEVGSVHAAEMNPQAIAALKAAIGATPGLKPITAEARDLVKRPVLSTELAKTDVVVIDPPRAGAAEQTVEIAKSKVAKVVGVSCNPGTFAKDARALVDAGFRLEKVLPVDQFVWSPHIELVGVFTR; encoded by the coding sequence ATGCAAGAACTGACGATCAACGCGGTCGGCGCTCAGGGCGACGGTCTCTCCCGCCTCGGCGACGGCAAGCCGGCCTTCGTGCCTCTCACCCTGCCCGGCGAGACGGTGCTGGCGCATATGGATGGCGCGCGCGCCGAGATCGCCGAGATCCTGACCGCCAGTCCCGACCGGGTCGAGCCGGTCTGCAGGCATTTCGGCGCGTGTGGCGGCTGCGCCCTGCAGCACTGGGCCGCCGAGCCCTATCGCGCCTGGAAGGCCGAGCAGATCCGCATCCAGCTGTCGATGGAGGGCCTGGAGACCGAGATTCTACCGACCTTCGCCGCGCCGCCGGCTTCGCGCCGCCGCGTGGCGCTGCACGCTCGCAAGGGCGGCAAGGGGCAGGGCGCGCGCCTGGGCTTCAAGGAGCGTCGCTCCTGGAACCTCGTGCCGATCGAGGAATGTCCCGTCACCGATCCGCGTCTGGTGGCGGCCTTTCCCGCGCTGGCCCGGCTGGCCGAGCCGTTCCTGGAGCATCCGAAGTCGGCGCCGACCCTGCATGTCACCATGACCGGCACGGGCCTGGACATCGACGTCACCGGCGTCGAGCGCAAGAGCGGCGGTCTGTCGGCCGACGCCCGCATGCGCGCCGCCATGGCGGCCAGCGAAGGCGACTTCGCGCGCGTCACCCTGGCCGGTGAGATCGTCTACGGCGCGCGCCAGCCGCTGGTGAAGCTGGGCCCGGCTGTCGTCGCCCTGCCGCCGGGCGCCTTCCTGCAGGCCGTGCCGGCCGCCGAGCGGGCCATGGTCGACTTCGCCGTCGCCGAAGCGCAGGGCGCGAGCCGGATCGCTGATCTCTATTGCGGCGTCGGCACCTTCACCTTCCGCCTGGCCGAGGTCGGTTCGGTCCACGCCGCCGAGATGAACCCCCAGGCCATCGCCGCCCTGAAGGCCGCGATCGGCGCGACGCCCGGCCTCAAGCCGATCACCGCCGAGGCCCGCGACCTGGTCAAGCGTCCGGTGCTGAGCACTGAGCTGGCCAAGACCGACGTCGTGGTCATCGACCCGCCCCGCGCCGGCGCCGCCGAGCAGACGGTCGAAATCGCCAAGTCCAAGGTCGCCAAGGTCGTCGGCGTATCCTGCAACCCCGGCACCTTCGCCAAGGACGCCCGCGCCCTGGTCGACGCCGGCTTCCGGCTGGAGAAGGTGCTGCCCGTGGACCAGTTCGTCTGGTCGCCCCATATTGAACTGGTCGGTGTCTTCACGCGATGA
- a CDS encoding class I adenylate-forming enzyme family protein, protein MTQAAPKLAPWPAMSVQQAYALITAPGTPGEMEEVEIRGVKTRTWKNAPPTLRDTVAFGRAHGDKTFLVHEDERVSFEAFYRAVTHMAAELEAFGVQKGDRVAIVMRNLPEWPVAFYGALSLGAIVTPLNAWWTGAELEYGLVDSGAKVAIVDVERYERLTEHLHNCPDLQRVYVSRSPEEISHPYVIHLESVIGGANDWAKLEEKPLPTVAIAPDDDATIFYTSGTTGKPKGAIGTHRNINSNIFAAAAAGARSFLRRGEAPPQPDPSLPQKGSLISVPFFHATGCFAVLNPSLFAGAKLAMIRKWDPDKAMQLIQDERLTQMGGVPTIAWQIIEHPNREKYDLSSIEAVAYGGAPSAPELVRKIKEVWPKSSPGNGWGMTETSATATSNSAEDYENRPDSCGPAVPVTDLKIMTVEAPYRELPIGDVGELWCKGPQVVRGYWNKPEATAQTFIDGWVRTGDLARLDAEGFCFIIDRAKDMLIRGGENIYCIEVENCLYDHPAVMDAALVGIPHKTLGEEPAAVVTLKPGAEASEAELRAFVADRLAAFKVPVKVVFWHETLPRNANGKIMKNELKKVFVEG, encoded by the coding sequence ATGACCCAGGCCGCCCCCAAGCTCGCGCCGTGGCCCGCGATGTCCGTCCAGCAAGCCTATGCGCTGATCACCGCGCCCGGCACACCCGGCGAGATGGAGGAGGTGGAGATCCGGGGGGTGAAGACCCGCACCTGGAAGAACGCCCCGCCCACCTTGCGCGACACCGTCGCCTTCGGCCGCGCCCATGGCGACAAGACCTTCCTGGTCCACGAGGACGAGCGGGTCAGCTTCGAGGCCTTCTACCGCGCCGTGACCCATATGGCGGCTGAACTGGAAGCCTTCGGCGTCCAGAAGGGCGACCGGGTCGCCATCGTGATGCGCAACCTGCCGGAATGGCCGGTGGCCTTCTACGGCGCGCTGTCGCTGGGGGCGATCGTCACGCCGCTGAACGCCTGGTGGACCGGGGCGGAGCTGGAATACGGGCTGGTCGATTCCGGGGCCAAGGTCGCCATCGTCGACGTCGAGCGCTACGAGCGCCTGACCGAACATCTCCATAACTGCCCGGACTTGCAGCGGGTCTATGTCAGCCGCTCGCCCGAGGAGATCTCCCATCCGTACGTGATCCATCTGGAGAGCGTGATCGGCGGGGCCAACGACTGGGCCAAGCTGGAGGAGAAGCCGCTGCCGACCGTGGCCATCGCCCCGGACGACGACGCGACGATCTTCTACACGTCGGGCACCACGGGTAAGCCGAAGGGCGCCATCGGCACCCACCGCAACATCAACAGCAACATCTTCGCCGCCGCCGCCGCCGGCGCGCGCAGCTTCCTGCGACGGGGCGAGGCGCCGCCCCAGCCCGATCCCAGCCTGCCGCAGAAGGGCTCGCTGATCTCGGTGCCATTCTTCCACGCCACCGGTTGTTTCGCCGTGTTGAACCCCTCGCTGTTCGCCGGCGCCAAGCTGGCCATGATCCGCAAGTGGGATCCGGACAAGGCGATGCAGCTGATCCAGGACGAGCGCCTGACCCAGATGGGCGGCGTGCCGACCATCGCCTGGCAGATCATCGAGCATCCCAACCGCGAGAAGTACGACCTGTCGTCGATCGAAGCCGTGGCCTATGGCGGCGCGCCGTCGGCGCCGGAGTTGGTCCGCAAGATCAAGGAGGTCTGGCCCAAGTCCTCGCCCGGCAACGGCTGGGGCATGACCGAGACCTCGGCCACGGCCACCTCGAACTCGGCCGAGGACTACGAGAACCGTCCCGACAGCTGCGGTCCCGCCGTGCCGGTCACCGACCTGAAGATCATGACCGTCGAGGCGCCGTACCGCGAACTGCCGATCGGCGACGTTGGCGAGCTGTGGTGCAAGGGCCCGCAGGTCGTGCGCGGCTACTGGAACAAGCCCGAGGCCACCGCCCAGACCTTCATCGACGGCTGGGTGCGTACGGGCGACCTGGCGCGCCTGGACGCCGAGGGCTTCTGCTTCATCATCGACCGCGCCAAGGACATGCTGATCCGGGGCGGTGAGAACATCTACTGCATCGAGGTCGAGAACTGCCTCTACGACCACCCGGCGGTGATGGACGCGGCCCTGGTCGGCATCCCCCACAAGACCCTCGGCGAGGAGCCGGCCGCCGTGGTCACCCTGAAGCCGGGCGCCGAGGCCAGCGAAGCCGAACTGCGCGCCTTCGTCGCCGATCGCCTGGCGGCCTTCAAGGTGCCGGTGAAGGTGGTGTTCTGGCACGAGACCTTGCCGCGCAACGCCAATGGCAAGATCATGAAGAACGAACTGAAGAAGGTGTTCGTCGAGGGCTGA